The following are encoded together in the Fusarium keratoplasticum isolate Fu6.1 chromosome 1, whole genome shotgun sequence genome:
- a CDS encoding TRP-N domain-containing protein: MPSGLALQRLSDCSQDSRPRAHDRGLSQDLPRKRHVAPLSKRPLSGFAPTTLATMGSPSSSTPSHQPSSPTIMSRIYPRPRAWPPRLGTISRLTTNLIIAILFVLHISSAHAVRVSVSNCLDDSYRFHDPVLMQWVPLYAEAFFDLKNDSHRLQLTVWGNVTGARTTGELPPADDPYWKDPNKTNGKIVQLPEQGFDTATTLIRKVEFLSYRPFYDNTDFCDKGLVNGSCPLPPVFGEVQYSDARGKLPSVNLSHDMSASYAFASLASTLLVIDGDRKATHIGCATVTLTPDLGGLSWLLKFLPLVILLFTGFAICFAAIFSPWGSSDVFHWTSNYGRDADLLRLVTPGFGDCLQYIQFVALTGGLTLDYPGFYQPIVSQMAWSTLMFNQSFVADAPSWQSVVDGIYVTNGTYGLQRLGQLVGMSEGKDAWAGMMVWLFVCIGSVTVLIQAGFLAQWLYRKINNTPEEDLRSKNVPFSVGNVVRIVFNYFLFPIVALSCFQLVIASGSPVYTIALAVVTLVLLIIFASYLFWLVIKTRPKSVLYDDLPTVLLYGPLYNTYSDEAAAFALIPVFMTFLRGIAVGAVQPSGIAQVVILAICEVIHVLSIHAFRPFQRATSMNAYHTFFCSLRLFSILLMVAFVPTLGVAEGEKGWIGYVILAIHGVALIFGFFLNALQTIIEVVARMLGAGGDDVRGLTRGGLSKIFGMRQLSRRVTHRNTGPSRASQLSTAAMLDADDGGKSGYVMPSGRLRSESGASLGGMMGIPRHRSSSALDSIDVYSAMPQNVDSGSSYMPNTPGETSTFSFLPSPGVVRHHPSQSMDAADPYYRPPRRRQTMNESIHSDKPNDSLTAETKPPGPGGTLGDPADMAAEISRGATPAVPPAAGYSQLSFPPNRPDYATREVDFYYGVRGPALNSDGPGRKLGTGPADPTGPVATASGWFRGLFGGKTKEKGKGFEVVRSSRMPPAMMARNGGESPPEGIPVAMGVLRNGPIDSDDDDDEPQPRRSPGRHQEGDLLDDNGDPQDSEPESPVLERPRRTFSSDGDGFPREPSKVLSKKPQHIALREAAEQDAPEIPRKSSKRASGHFGGSDHSRAPSLNIDMPGSTLSFDSQLRDLDAVSHTSSHHRATLSASSRLPFERTNSQKRLSSNSSIEFPGEFSQIDLHGGRDERPASFGVVSQHGVSRVDPLHRDVDLLGSSAELVDEAPRRPRT, translated from the exons ATGCCGTCTGGTCTGGCCCTTCAACGCCTATCCGACTGCTCGCAGGATTCCCGCCCTCGCGCCCACGATCGCGGCCTCAGCCAGGACCTGCCCCGGAAGCGACATGTAGCACCGTTATCGAAGCGTCCACTTTCTGGCTTTGCGCCCACCACACTCGCTACCATGGGCTCTCCTAGCTCTTCGACTCCTTCACATCAGCCCTCTTCTCCCACGATCATGTCACGGATCTATCCTCGACCAAGGGCATGGCCCCCTCGACTTGGCACGATATCACGGCTTACCACCAACCTAATAATCGCAATCCTCTTTGTTCTTCACATATCCTCCGCCCACGCCGTCAGGGTTTCCGTCAGCAACTGCCTCGATGACTCCTACCGCTTCCACGACCCAGTCTTGATGCAGTGGGTTCCTTTGTACGCCGAGGCTTTCTTCGACCTCAAGAACGACAGCCACAGGCTCCAGCTCACCGTTTGGGGGAATGTCACGGGAGCCCGAACCACAGGAGAACTCCCCCCAGCTGATGATCCCTACTGGAAAGATCCTAACAAGACGAATGGCAAAATTGTTCAGCTTCCGGAACAGGGTTTTGACACGGCTACCACGTTGATCCGCAAGGTGGAATTCCTCTCGTATCGGCCATTCTATGACAATACGGATTTCTGTGACAAGGGCTTGGTCAATGGCTCTTGTCCGCTCCCTCCTGTTTTCGGGGAGGTCCAGTACAG CGATGCCCGCGGCAAGCTCCCCTCAGTGAACCTTTCCCACGATATGAGCGCCTCCTATGCGTTTGCGTCTCTCGCCTCGACACTGCTCGTTATTGATGGTGACCGGAAGGCCACTCACATTGGATGCGCCACCGTTACGCTAACTCCAGACCTGGGTGGTCTTTCTTGGCTTCTCAAGTTTTTGCCTCTAGTCATTTTGCTCTTCACTGGATTCGCAATCTGCTTTGCGGCAATCTTTAGCCCATGGGGCTCATCTGACGTCTTTCACTGGACCTCTAATTATGGCCGCGATGCCGACTTGCTTCGACTGGTCACACCGGGTTTTGGCGATTGTCTTCAGTACATCCAGTTTGTTGCTCTGACCGGTGGCCTCACCCTCGATTACCCCGGCTTCTACCAGCCCATTGTCAGTCAGATGGCGTGGTCGACCCTCATGTTCAACCAGAGCTTCGTTGCAGATGCACCATCATGGCAGAGTGTCGTTGACGGCATCTACGTCACTAACGGGACCTACGGACTGCAGAGGCTGGGGCAATTGGTCGGCATGTCGGAGGGTAAAGACGCTTGGGCTGGCATGATGGTCTGGCTCTTTGTCTGCATCGGAAGCGTAACGGTTTTGATCCAGGCCGGCTTTCTCGCCCAGTGGCTATATCGAAAGATCAACAACACCCCTGAGGAAGATCTCCGGTCAAAGAATGTCCCCTTTTCCGTCGGCAACGTCGTCCGCATCGTCTTCAACTACTTCCTGTTCCCTATTGTCGCCCTATCGTGCTTCCAGCTTGTCATTGCGAGCGGCTCTCCGGTCTACACCATCGCTTTGGCTGTCGTCACCCTCGTTCTTCTCATCATATTTGCATCTTATCTCTTTTGGCTTGTTATCAAGACACGGCCAAAGTCTGTTCTGTACGATGACCTACCGACCGTCCTTCTCTATGGCCCGCTCTACAACACATACTCTGACGAGGCCGCTGCGTTTGCTCTCATTCCCGTCTTTATGACTTTCCTGCGGGGCATTGCTGTGGGTGCGGTACAGCCTAGCGGTATTGCACAGGTGGTCATTCTCGCCATTTGCGAAGTCATCCATGTCCTCTCGATCCACGCCTTCCGCCCGTTCCAGCGTGCGACATCGATGAACGCGTACCACACTTTCTTCTGCTCGCTCCGACTTTTCTCCATCTTACTCATGGTGGCATTTGTGCCCACGCTGGGTGTggccgagggagagaagGGATGGATTGGCTATGTTATCCTTGCCATCCACGGTGTGGCCCTgatctttggcttcttcctcaacgcTCTGCAAACCATTATCGAGGTCGTGGCTCGCATGCTCGGCGCTGGTGGAGACGATGTGAGAGGACTGACCCGTGGTGGACTCTCCAAGATCTTTGGTATGCGACAACTGTCCCGACGGGTCACACACCGTAATACTGGTCCCTCAAGAGCAAGCCAATTGTCGACAGCGGCCATGTTGGACGCCGACGATGGTGGAAAGTCGGGATACGTGATGCCGAGCGGAAGACTTCGAAGCGAATCTGGTGCAAGCTTGGGTGGAATGATGGGTATCCCTCGACATCGGAGCAGCTCGGCACTCGATAGCATCGACGTCTACTCTGCTATGCCGCAAAACGTTGACAGTGGCAGCTCGTACATGCCAAACACGCCTGGAGAGACCAGCACATTTTCCTTTTTGCCTTCGCCCGGCGTGGTCCGTCATCATCCCTCACAGTCAATGGACGCAGCCGACCCCTATTATCGACCCCCCCGTCGTCGCCAGACTATGAATGAGTCAATCCACTCGGATAAGCCGAACGATTCCCTAACAGCAGAAACCAAGCCACCTGGCCCAGGTGGTACTCTAGGCGATCCCGCAGATATGGCTGCGGAGATCTCTCGGGGTGCAACTCCAGCTGTGCCTCCTGCTGCCGGATATTCTCAGCTCAGCTTCCCGCCGAACCGCCCGGATTACGCGACCCGTGAGGTGGACTTTTACTACGGCGTCCGCGGACCGGCCCTGAACTCGGATGGCCCGGGCCGGAAGCTCGGAACCGGACCCGCTGACCCAACGGGACCCGTGGCCACTGCCTCAGGATGGTTCCGGGGCCTGTTTGGCGGCAAgacgaaggagaagggcaagggcttCGAGGTTGTGAGAAGTTCACGAATGCcgccggcgatgatggccaggaACGGTGGTGAATCACCACCAGAGGGCATCCCTGTGGCCATGGGGGTGCTGCGGAACGGACCTATTGactcggacgacgacgacgacgaaccCCAGCCAAGACGCTCCCCTGGCAGACATCAGGAGGGTGACCTGCTAGATGACAACGGTGATCCTCAAGATTCAGAGCCAGAGAGCCCCGTCCTGGAACGACCTCGACGGACTTtcagcagcgacggcgacggaTTCCCAAGGGAGCCGAGCAAGGTGCTGTCTAAGAAACCACAGCACATTGCACTTCGTGAGGCTGCTGAACAGGACGCCCCGGAGATTCCTCGAAAGAGTTCCAAGAGAGCATCTGGCCACTTTGGAGGAAGTGACCACAGCCGGGCACCGTCTCTCAACATCGACATGCCTGGCTCGACACTGTCCTTTGATTCTCAGTTGCGGGATCTCGACGCAGTAAGCCATACTTCGAGCCATCACCGGGCAACGCTGTCTGCATCGTCAAGACTACCGTTCGAGCGCACCAACTCTCAGAAGCGACTCTCGTCCAACTCGTCGATAGAGTTCCCGGGCGAATTCTCTCAGATTGATCTCCACGGAGGGCGGGATGAGCGACCAGCCAGCTTTGGAGTGGTATCACAGCACGGTGTCAGCCGAGTTGACCCGTTACACCGTGATGTTGATCTCCTCGGCAGCTCGGCAGAGCTGGTTGATGAAGCCCCACGAAGACCTCGGACCTGA
- a CDS encoding DNA-mis-repair domain-containing protein has product MPISALPPSTAGLLGSSSAIADPLSLVKELVDNSIDAGATSIEITITSNTVDKIQVRDNGRGIRLEDYDSLGRRAHTSKLRSFDELEFKGGTTLGFRGEALASANSLATIKVSTRTPQDPVGSLLLLKFGQGGVEKRQPISSPVGTTIQAWKLFENIPVRKQTALKGSRKTLTNIKKLLEGYALALPHLKLSFKVPGDPCQPWLYSPCSLINTREAITQVFGHALVTQLDEISSGTGTDEPATHLSQDIVLTAFLPSRGSDAKIVKNKGAFISVDSRPISSSAGTGKKIVAIFKASISRTLASTKDLRSLPNPFMQLSIKCQPGSYDPNVSPLKDEVLFKDEPAILNCFQALCDKVYGGKDSVTTGMASGREEERNVRITRQMQRKASLPQTSVTPRRSGEKPTGVNCQGNTQGSSTTNGPDPIEALNDELERVLGFSSNNSQGGNAASPVAARGSRSLSTAHPAYRNEAASSEEPRTVSAMMRTKAAVNFSRNDSNSSDLGSTEGLIPVQLARRHAASSRRQESPPIRFSEDIGRYFRPKRHEPIEIATDETATLENMQEEHLSNPNTTTGRLEIRRPPLMELTESDLNTPREEEEEEEEEEEDESVIELPVAEQNATPLRNMAGHATSPRHAVPSPLVNIPFRPLTRPLPAPNPTLRSEEPSALRTPPSSDPARANHLYRGSPSGSPINQGLARSQRSPRNAARLSTDRFADHGRRRSVLDNGQIGSLSRRQVQHGRHGSQLTGRRNTLTLGHDDADAHPKDVLHGSHAHAEDQEG; this is encoded by the coding sequence ATGCCAATATCAGCACTGCCCCCATCTACGGCTGGCCTTTTAGGCTCCTCGTCTGCGATCGCAGATCCCCTTTccctggtcaaggagctcgtgGACAACAGCATTGACGCAGGTGCCACATCTATCGAAATCACCATCACATCCAACACCGTCGACAAGATCCAGGTCCGGGACAATGGCCGAGGAATACGACTCGAGGACTACGACTCGCTGGGCCGCCGAGCTCACACAAGCAAACTCCGAAGCTTCGACGAGCTAGAATTCAAGGGTGGCACTACCCTAGGGTTCCGCGGTGAGGCGCTTGCTAGTGCCAACTCTCTGGCAACGATCAAAGTTTCAACTCGGACACCTCAAGATCCCGTTGGATCGCTCCTGTTACTAAAGTTTGGACAGGGTGGAGTTGAAAAGCGGCAGCCCATATCCAGTCCTGTGGGAACGACAATCCAAGCCTGGAAGCTATTCGAAAACATCCCCGTGCGGAAGCAGACTGCCTTGAAAGGGAGTCGCAAAACACTAACCAACATCAAGAAACTCCTGGAAGGCTACGCATTAGCGCTGCCACATCTGAAACTATCTTTCAAAGTTCCTGGCGATCCTTGCCAACCTTGGTTGTATTCGCCCTGTTCCTTGATAAACACGCGAGAGGCTATTACACAAGTCTTTGGCCATGCACTCGTCACTCAACTCGATGAGATCTCATCAGGCACAGGTACCGATGAACCAGCGACCCACCTGTCACAAGATATTGTTCTCACTGCGTTTCTCCCAAGCCGTGGGAGCGATGCTAAGATAGTCAAGAACAAGGGAGCTTTCATCTCGGTGGATTCACGGCCTATTTCCTCCTCAGCTGGGACAGGGAAGAAGATTGTTGCCATTTTCAAGGCGAGCATCTCGCGGACTTTGGCCTCAACTAAGGATTTACGGTCTCTTCCCAACCCTTTCATGCAACTGAGCATCAAGTGCCAACCGGGTTCCTACGACCCTAATGTATCACCACTCAAGGACGAGGTGCTTTTCAAGGACGAGCCAGCGATCCTCAACTGCTTCCAGGCCCTTTGCGACAAGGTTTACGGAGGGAAGGATTCCGTGACCACAGGAATGGCTTCTGGGCGAGAGGAGGAACGCAATGTACGCATCACAAGGCAGATGCAGAGAAAAGCCTCGCTACCCCAGACGTCAGTGACCCCACGGAGATCAGGAGAGAAGCCAACTGGTGTCAACTGCCAAGGCAACACCCAAGGAAGCAGCACGACGAACGGTCCAGACCCTATCGAGGCTCTTAACGATGAGCTCGAAAGGGTTCTTGGCTTTAGTTCCAACAACTCTCAAGGTGGTAATGCTGCTTCACCTGTTGCGGCTCGCGGTTCTAGGTCACTCAGTACTGCCCATCCTGCCTATCGGAACGAGGCTGCTAGTTCCGAAGAACCACGAACAGTTTCAGCAATGATGAGAACCAAGGCTGCGGTCAACTTCTCCCGGAACGACAGCAACTCAAGCGACCTAGGTAGCACAGAAGGGTTGATCCCGGTACAACTTGCACGAAGACATGCAGCTTCCTCTCGTCGCCAGGAGTCACCCCCCATCCGCTTTTCTGAAGACATTGGTCGATATTTCCGACCCAAACGTCATGAACCAATAGAGATTGCAACAGATGAAACAGCTACGCTGGAAAACATGCAAGAGGAACATTTGTCGAATCCCAACACAACCACGGGTCGCCTTGAGATTCGCCGCCCCCCACTCATGGAGTTGACAGAGTCAGACCTGAATACACcccgggaggaggaggaagaggaagaggaagaagaagaagatgaatcTGTGATTGAGCTCCCTGTCGCCGAGCAAAACGCTACGCCACTACGCAACATGGCAGGCCACGCCACATCTCCACGTCATGCAGTTCCTTCACCTCTGGTAAACATCCCATTCAGACCACTCACGAGACCACTACCAGCACCAAATCCGACGTTGCGTTCAGAAGAGCCTTCTGCCCTTCGGACACCCCCTTCGTCGGATCCTGCGCGTGCCAATCACCTGTATCGCGGTAGTCCATCTGGGAGCCCAATCAATCAAGGCTTGGCCAGAAGCCAAAGGTCGCCTCGGAACGCTGCCAGACTGTCGACTGACAGGTTCGCGGATCACGGAAGGCGTCGGTCAGTCTTAGACAACGGCCAGATTGGCTCACTGAGCAGGCGTCAAGTGCAACATGGACGGCACGGGAGCCAGTTGACGGGTCGAAGAAACACCTTGACCCTTGGTCACGATGACGCAGATGCACACCCTAAGGACGTGTTGCACGGCAGCCATGCTCATGCAGAGGATCAGGAAGGCTAG
- a CDS encoding 6,7-dimethyl-8-ribityllumazine synthase codes for MSSLKGPSPQHHDGSNLRIAIVHARWNSTIIEPLVTGAKEKLLASGVKESNIVVQSCPGSWELPIAVQRLFSASQIQGTATGGPSATDLLASSTPDLSTLPASSGPFDAIIAVGVLIKGETMHFEYIAESTCQGLMRVQLDTGVPVILGVLTVLTEDQAKARAGVEGKGHNHGEDWGLAAVEMGVKRREWANGTIDG; via the exons atGTCGTCGCTCAAGGGTCCCtcccctcaacaccacgatGGCTCTAACCTgcgcatcgccatcgtccaCGCCCGCTGGAACTCTACCATCATCGAGCCCCTCGTCACCGGCGCAaaggagaagctcctcgcCAGCGGCGTCAAGGAGTCCAACATTGTTGTTCAGTCCTGCCCCGGCTCTTGGGAGCTCCCCATTGCCGTCCAGCG CCTCTTCTCTGCGTCCCAGATTCAGGGTACCGCTACTGGCGGTCCCTCCGCGACCGACCTTCTCGCCTCGTCGACCCCAGACCTCTCTACTCTCCCTGCGTCCTCGGGCccctttgatgccatcatcgccgttgGCGTTCTCATCAAGGGCGAGACCATGCACTTTGAGTACATCGCCGAGTCTACCTGCCAGGGCCTGATGAGGGTCCAGCTTGACACTGGCGTCCCCGTCATTCTCGGCGTCCTGACCGTTCTCACCGAAgaccaggccaaggctcGCGCCGGTGTCGAGGGCAAGGGTCACAACCACGGCGAGGACTGGGGcctggctgctgttgagaTGGGCGTCAAGAGACGGGAATGGGCCAACGGAACCATCGACGGTTAA